DNA from Quercus lobata isolate SW786 chromosome 1, ValleyOak3.0 Primary Assembly, whole genome shotgun sequence:
AGAATTCATGGGGTTGATCCCAATTAgtctgttgaggatccataaTGGATGCTAGATCTTCGGGGCTAAGGTCTTGTTGTTGTATTGGCATGTGCTTGGTCGTTAAATATGTAATgtgttttaggttttggggaaaTCTGTGAAGAGCATCATTATTTTTGGGTATTAGGCATAGCTTTTGGATCTATAATTTAACTTCAGTATGATGTTTTGAGCTAAAATTTTGTGATGTGACGTTATCTGTGGGTACTTCGAAAAAGTACAACGGCCCAAATCGGTGATTTGTCTTGGATTGCCAGCAAAAGATGGCCAACTTATAATCATATTTTGGTTAGACACTGAAGTTTCTGCTTGTTTTGGAAATACCATATGGAGtgttctaaatttctaatcatGAGACAAAGCATTGCAATGAaaatgtgtttgtttggagatTTTAAGTGATGATAGTGATTCAATCCAATCACAGCAGTTTTTGCCACTAATTTTATATGATATTCACTAACGTATTctttagaatttttcttttaagtattaATTATGAATATATTATAGCTTTGCTAACTTGACTTTGAAATTTATTATCTTTTGCACACCCATGTACTCAAAGTGATAATCAAGTCTAGTTCAATTATGGAATAATAGAATACTTGTCCTTTGCGTAGATGTGTAATTATCATAGAATTTGTCATAATTCAGATAAATATTAACACCCACCTCTTGCAGGAGAGACATATCCACAAATTATCTTGCAAGCTTGTGactttcttaaaacaaaaaattcaacacaTGCTCATCATTATATTTAAGATACACATATTTTTCATAGCACAATGGTGTTAAAATTGGCTTGCAGGATGATGACAGTGATTTAGAATGTGAAGTGGAAACTTTTCCCTCTGTTAGTGGTGAAGCTTCGACTGAGGCAGCAGCATGTGTGAAGGTATGTTAAATAAATTGcataataaatgaattattgGCTTTAGAATTCTTCATTTGCATTTTCTGGGTAAACTCTTCTAATGAGTGGGGTCAGCTAgatgaatttcatttttctatttgcACTTATGTTGATGGCCAAATAGCCTTAGCAATTCTTTGTTTGGAATTATTCTttcttgaaacaaaaaaaatctagcatccAATCTAGACATGTGTATGTTTCTAGAAGTAATTAGAAACCTTTTTGATGTAGTAAATATCAGTGTTTGGAATTACAGTAGGAgagtgattttttaaatttatttaaggtaTACATACTAGCTCAAGTAGGTTCTAAATAACTGCCAATGACTTGCTAATTTTGATATGCACATATTCTTTGGAGAGGTTTtaatatttgcaaaaaaattcaagcttAGACGGTACATAAATTATGGCCAGAGACCGGGGTATGTGACATCAATTAAGGGCCAAGGAACAAGCCACAACTGTTCCCTCTAACCCAACCCACTCCCAAATCTGTACCATGCATAAAGGGTGAAATTTGTCTTCTGTAGATTGTAAATTATCTTATTGGCAATCTGCCTTAAGTGGATGGGGCTACAGCTGAGCTTTTACTCAAAAAAGATTTGATTATAGGTATTTATGACAATTTGATTGATTGCATTTTATTGAGCATGGTTATCTTAACTCCACAGTTCAGCTCTGATCCATCTGACTAACTTCTGGAGTATGCCAAGAAGGCAGAACATCATTTATCTGTTCAGTAATTTAGATAAAATACATTGGCTGGCTTATCATATTTCACTTCTGATACGGGTTTGATGTTTCTGAATAATCGTAGCGCTTGAATTATTTTCTGATATTAAAGTTTCATTTGTTCTAATTCCCTTCTGCTTATTTTCTAAGGGTGGTTGCTTTGTACAGGTACTGATTGCTTCTGGTTTACTAAGTGACTCTAGTCTCCCAAACAGCTCAATAGTTGAGGCTCCAATAACTATAAATATACCTAATGGGCTGTCATCTAGAGCTCCTCTGGAAAATTCAGAAGCAACTTGTTCAATGCAGGGTACAAACATTACTGTTCCTGTTTTCGTTCAGAAAATGCCACTTCCTGCAGCTACATCTACACCTGCTGAAGTTTTGGATGGAAATGGACCAGCCAGTGGCAACTTTCCTCCTcgaaggaaaagaaaaccatGGTCAGAGGCAGAGGATAAGGAACTGATTGCTGCCGTGCAGAAATGTGGGGAAGGAAATTGGGCAAATATTTTAAAGGGAGACTTCAAGGGCGATAGAACAGCTTCACAGCTGTCTCAGGTTGTTTTCCTTAGCCCACCTAACCCTTTTTAACCATTTCTATGTATTTTTCATCAATGCCTTTTCTTTATCCCAGTGAGTACTGTGTTACATAGACATCAATGAACACTCCTCGTGCATAAGTAACCATTAGATTAGTAATTAATGGAATTTTTCTATGGTATACCTATTTCCAATTTAGTTGCTCTATGTGGTTTTGCTGAACCACTTTGGCCGAGGGGTGGATGATGGTTGTTTCATTTCTAAGGAAATCACTGAGATGTGCTGGCTGGTAGATAGGCTACTAAGCACTTTACTTCAGCTGGATGCATTTACTGTGGTTCCTGCCTGTCCGTAAATATCATTTGCTAATAAATTGCATAAGCTGGGACTCACCTGATTTGACAATTTAGGGCCATATGATAtgttaatacatatttttaacaCTTTGAAAATTCTTTGTAAAATGAGTCACAAGTTGCAGTTTTAATTTTCACCATatgaatgtttaatttttaataatattaggCCCTGGtcctcaattttaattttagaaaatatcttTTGTGTATGGATTGCTATTGAAGAGTAGGTGGATGGTCTGTATCATCCACCCACCACTTCGCATACTTTCCacagaaaggaaaaacaaattaaattgtatTGAATGATCCTTGAGTTAGACTAGTGTCAATCGTGTTccttgaaggaaaaaataaaagggacTCCCCTCCACCTGCCCCAAGTTTAGGGTGATCAGGAtctcaaattcaaaacaaactaCAATAAATCGGTATTAACTTGATGGTTTATTTGGAAGACTTACAAAACTTAAAGCTCCCTGTTGTGTTTTAAACAATAGACCTCAGTACAAACTAATTCTCTAATGGGGCCCTAGGAATCTGCCACACAAATTGGTCTTTCATATTCAAATTTGTGGCTTTTTATGGAATCCTAGAATTTATCTCCTGCCCATATGTTTTGATGATGACATCAAATTTCTTCAATGACTGTCCTTTGACTTTTTTGTAATGTATTAATAAGCCACCAAAGTTCCATGTGATGGCTTGACAGCTGACAATACCCTAATACTTGTGTATATTTACGTTAACTTAATCTATACACAATTAAAAAGTACTTTTTGTTTTGGTCACTGATTACCACTAGCAACAACATTGCTAGGGAGGAATTGAGTACGTGCTATAAAAACTGGAATTTTGCTCTCATACTTATTGGTCTGTGAATTTTCCTATCTGTATATAGTTGTTGTTTTGTTCAAAATCAGGTCCGTAAAAAGATCATGGGAAAAGAGTTGCAGTGCATTGGATTTTAAGGATCCCTTTATCTCATGTCATGTaatagataaataataatattgtagAGCAGTTTTGTTGTTCTCCACATCAAATTAGATAAATAGACTTTCAACTTGTGTGTATGACTGGCAAATATAAATGAATTTATTCACACTTTTGGGTGGCTATAAATTATGAAATACaaagtgtatatgtatatataaaggaaatgaGAAATATCGAGGATTTAACAACTGTGCTGTCTGGGACATTCTAGAATAAGATATAAAATGATTGGTTTTGtctttcatcatcatcatctttatTATTGTTGCTATCATtagatttgaaaatatcatGTATAGATTTTAAAGGGTCTTGACTCTAGacactttttattatttccaATAGTTAGGCTGTATCTTAACAATGTATTTTTATTGTAGTCttaaaactaatatttttagTATGTAGTTGGATAATTTAATAGCGGAACTTATTATTTGCAAATGTGACTCTCTTTTTCGCATTCCTTATTTTGTCATTGATGAGTTTTGTCAATTGCACTGATTGAAATTTAGTTACTATACGACAAAAATCCGTTGTCATCTAGTCCGGTCAGGATGTCTGGGTTTCACCCAGTTTTCCCGGGTTCAAATCCCGGCAATGGATGTTTTGCATCTGCTATcagttttgtttgattttcattAGTGGATACTGTGAATTGTCCATTTGGTGATCTTAAGAATAAGGTAAGTTGTGCATTTACCTCTTGGTGATAGTTTTGCAGTCATAGTTTTCCTTACCTTTTTTCTACTAATGATCAAGGTAATTATCTGAACCCGTGGTAGGGTGTAGGTCATACCAGTGAAACTCAACCTCTATCAACCCTCTGATCTCtatctctttccctctctctttgggtttttatttttatttttttcttttctagtgcTTGTTATGGATTTTTGCAACATATGCAGAGGTGGAACATTATAAGGAAGCGAAAGGGCAATCTGAATTTGGAACCCAACTCCGCTGGCTCACAACTTTCCGAGGCACGGCGAGCAGCTCATCATGCAATGTCCCTAGCCCTTGATATGCCAGCTAAAAACTTAACATCAACACGCCCTGGTAATTTTCTTCTCCATTGTATTCTGTTTTTAGTTTATTGAAATGCctggccaaaataaaattatgaaatattcTAGCACTGcatgatttattgatttttccGTCTTTCGTTCTTGTTGGATCCATTTGCGGTACTACTTGGTGAGCACATCACATCTTTCATGGGGGACAGTGTGTTTGAAAACCTCCATAAGCTGTTACTTGACACTAAGGCTGTGGTGGAAGGTCAATAGACAATAACAATTGATATAGTTTTCTCATCATAGCCTTTTTTGTCCAGTTAAGGCCAATGTTTTCAAGCTTCTTTGGTGATAGCTTCAACAATTAGCTGTGTTtgaattaccttttttttccaaTTGGAGAAAGATCAAGTATTTTGGATTTAATAAATGTCTACAATGACTGATTAGATAAGATTTTGTCAAGGTGACCGGATGATGATTCCTGAGAGGATCAGATAATTTATGCACGGTTCTTAAAGCTCTAATATTACTACTTTAGCTGAACTCACAGATTTacaaagtttaattaatttgattatCTTAATTTACATGATTGACTGTCTActatgtttttctttctgatTTTTTAACGCAATTAGTTTTTGATACTTATTTGTTCCATATTTGGATGACTCTTTCTTGAATTTGGAACAGCTGTCACAAATACAGCAAGTAAATCTGTGCTTCCTACTACAACAGCTGAAGCTGCTAAGGTTGGCAGCAGCTCTATACAAGCCCAAGGCTGCTCTCAACAAGGCCCGATCCCTACAAAGCCACCTCCCATAGGATCATTGGGTCCCACAGCAAAATCTCAAGTATCTTCAAAAAAGTCTTCAATGCAGCCTACTATTGGTTCAGATTCTGTGTTAAGAGCAACTGCAGTTGCAGCTGGTGCCCGCATTGTTTCTCCATCAGCTGCTGCATCATTTTTCAAGGCTACTCAGACAAAAAATGTTGTCCATTTCAAACCCACAGGTGGTTCTTCAACCAAATCATCCATGCCTGCTGGTGTGTCAACTCACTCAGAGACCCAAACTAATGTACAATATGTTTCTACTGGCCCAAAAGCCACACAATGTTCCTCCTCTACTGCTGTTACTGTTGCACCTACCGTTTCACATCCTAGTTCAGTGAAAGCTGCCTCACCAATAGTTCAGCGTACTGCATCTG
Protein-coding regions in this window:
- the LOC115981386 gene encoding uncharacterized protein LOC115981386; protein product: MVEKTNNTNTNKKHKTSSLTQDDISNLLQRYNATTVLTLLQEVAHCADSKIDWDALVKNTSTGISDAREYHMLWRHLAYHHSLLDSFQFAPHPLDDDSDLECEVETFPSVSGEASTEAAACVKVLIASGLLSDSSLPNSSIVEAPITINIPNGLSSRAPLENSEATCSMQGTNITVPVFVQKMPLPAATSTPAEVLDGNGPASGNFPPRRKRKPWSEAEDKELIAAVQKCGEGNWANILKGDFKGDRTASQLSQRWNIIRKRKGNLNLEPNSAGSQLSEARRAAHHAMSLALDMPAKNLTSTRPAVTNTASKSVLPTTTAEAAKVGSSSIQAQGCSQQGPIPTKPPPIGSLGPTAKSQVSSKKSSMQPTIGSDSVLRATAVAAGARIVSPSAAASFFKATQTKNVVHFKPTGGSSTKSSMPAGVSTHSETQTNVQYVSTGPKATQCSSSTAVTVAPTVSHPSSVKAASPIVQRTASAFPTSSNTSSEPTNSVSSGLPSELLVKQEIKRAEEIEVSESRSAPTEQLEGDGVCVSVNACIEQIQEDKAASADMEVEFEKQMTEIKSNSSSLDMMTAESNHKAVIERQAEARQNANNNEMRGSPVRNDNQSSPRVKSENEDTNEKQADLPSLVADGCNEKPEVLIKEESGNEIEEKVK